One window from the genome of Nicotiana tomentosiformis chromosome 5, ASM39032v3, whole genome shotgun sequence encodes:
- the LOC138893078 gene encoding uncharacterized protein — MFLREYVPHSLRDAWRVEFEQLHQGSMAVSEYAVYFSRLARHAMALVAKVRERVRRFIEGLHPSICTTLLAVSGVPSPHRPQEPYYAPLVSSMPPTRSGFTGQSSRPILSQSQSPHPPRGCFECGNTRHMVRDFPKAKRGAPPQTYQPPRAPPGPSALLPAQAATPPPQPARGGGWGGRGRPRGGGQSRYYSLPSRSEAVASDSVITGIVPIYHRNA; from the exons atgttcttgcgtgagtatgttcctcacagcctcagggatgcttggcgcgtagAGTTCGAGCAGTTGCATCAGGGTTCTATggctgtgtcagagtatgcagtctatTTCAGtcggttagctcgccatgcaatGGCTCTTGTTGCTaaagtcagagagagggttcgtcgcttcattgagggactccaccctagtatttgtacca CTCTTCTAGCAGTCAGCGGTGTCCCATCTCCTcatagacctcaggagccctattatgcaccgctagtatctagtatgcctcctactcgaagTGGttttaccggccagtccagcaggccaatTCTAAGTCAGTCTCAGTCGCCAcatcctccgagaggttgttttgagtgtggtaacactcgtcacatggttagagatttcCCTAAAGccaagaggggtgcacctccacagacttatcagcctccacgtgctccaccgggtccttcgGCCCTTCTTCCAGCACAAGCTGCTACCCCACCTCcacagccagctcgaggtggaggttggggaggtcgaggtcgccctagagggggaggccagtccAGGTACTATTCCCTTCCATCTCGttcagaggcagttgcttcagattcagttatcacaggtatcgtccccaTCTATCATAGGAATGCAtaa